The Vicia villosa cultivar HV-30 ecotype Madison, WI linkage group LG1, Vvil1.0, whole genome shotgun sequence genome includes a region encoding these proteins:
- the LOC131612709 gene encoding probable polygalacturonase, giving the protein MSHQNMKSSSFQNSYVIGVISIVLILGSVVECGTPSSELNAFDYPAINCRKHSAVLTDFGGVGDGKTSNTKAFNSAITNLSQYANDGGAQLIVPPGKWLTGSFNLTSHFTLFLQKDAVILASQDESEWPQLPVLPSYGRGRDAPDGRFSSLIFGNNLTDVVITGNNGTIDGQGSYWWGKFKKDQLKLTRPYMIELMYSNQIQISNLTLVNSPSWFVHPIYSSDIIINGLTILAPVDSPNTDGIDPDSCTNVRIEDNYIVSGDDCIAIKSGWDQYGIKFGKPSQQIVIRRLTCISPDSATVALGSEMSGGIQDVRIEDITAITTESAIRIKTAVGRGGFVKDIFVKGMNLDTMKYVFWMIGSYGSHPDEGYDPKALPEIKGINYRDVTAKNVTFAAKLEGISNDPFTEICISNAKIEVNEVKKKKLPWNCTDVSGVTSNVSPKPCELLPEKEKMDCPFPSDKLPIESVQFKTCSFKSSSFY; this is encoded by the exons ATGTCTCATCAAAACATGAAGAGTTCAAGTTTTCAAAATTCCTAT GTTATTGGTGTGATTTCTATAGTTCTGATATTGGGATCAGTGGTTGAATGCGGAACACCTAGTAGTGAATTGAACGCTTTCGATTATCCTGCAATCAATTGCCGAAAACACAGTGCAGTTTTGACAGATTTTGGTGGTGTTGGTGATGGAAAAACCTCTAACACAAAGGCTTTTAATTCAGCAATAACTAACCTAAGCCAATATGCAAATGATGGTGGTGCACAACTTATTGTTCCACCAGGTAAGTGGTTAACTGGAAGCTTCAACCTCACAagccatttcactctttttctccAAAAAGATGCTGTCATTCTGGCATCTCAG GATGAGTCAGAATGGCCTCAACTTCCAGTTTTACCGTCTTACGGAAGAGGTAGAGATGCACCTGATGGAAGGTTTAGCAGTCTCATTTTCGGAAATAATCTCACTGATGTTGTAATTACCGGTAACAACGGAACAATTGATGGACAAGGATCATATTGGTGGGGCAAGTTCAAGAAGGATCAATTGAAACTCACTAGACCATACATGATTGAACTCATGTACTCTAATCAAATCCAAATATCTAATCTCACTTTGGTCAATTCCCCATCTTGGTTTGTCCATCCAATTTATAGCAG TGACATAATTATAAATGGACTCACCATTCTTGCACCTGTTGACTCTCCAAACACTGATGGCATAGACCCTG ATTCGTGTACAAATGTTAGGATTGAAGACAACTACATTGTTTCTGGTGATGATTGCATTGCCATAAAAAGTGGATGGGATCAGTACGGAATCAAATTTGGAAAGCCATCACAACAAATAGTCATAAGAAGGCTAACATGTATATCACCAGATAGTGCGACGGTTGCATTAGGGAGCGAAATGTCAGGTGGAATCCAAGATGTCAGAATTGAAGACATAACTGCAATCACAACAGAATCAGCTATTAGAATCAAGACAGCCGTTGGTAGAGGCGGGTTCGTGAAAGATATTTTTGTCAAAGGAATGAACTTGGACacaatgaaatatgtgttttggaTGATAGGCTCTTATGGATCACACCCTGACGAAGGATATGATCCAAAAGCATTGCCTGAAATTAAAGGAATTAATTATAGAGATGTTACTGCTAAGAATGTGACATTTGCTGCAAAACTTGAAGGAATTTCTAATGACCCTTTTACAGAAATTTGTATTTCTAATGCGAAGATTGAAGTGAAtgaagtgaagaagaagaagcttccaTGGAATTGTACAGATGTTTCTGGAGTTACTAGTAATGTGAGCCCTAAACCTTGTGAGTTACTGCCAGAGAAAGAGAAAATGGACTGTCCTTTTCCAAGTGACAAATTGCCCATTGAAAGTGTTCAGTTCAAGACTTGTTCTTTCAAAAGTAGTAGCTTCTACTGA
- the LOC131649579 gene encoding uncharacterized protein LOC131649579 yields the protein MQLREGEVVSSFYISEFPMRSRAVDLFNLFGCVAEVVEVVISPRNNKFGKRFGFARFRGVEDERMLAVKLENIMIDDKKIYANQPRYSRNGSKGGMEASQKLKGFQRNLFNPPVARFVKESKSFADIVSEGKKEVVPGEVTSFTFSSDHEIRNRWKKAYIGEVLFSGESYNIQNHLEVEGFFSIKVHPLGANLCLLEEMDEGVIQELILEQGSLWKRWFKMIRPWQESDIDSERVVWIIVHGIPCHAWSLNFFERIAYFLGSYVCVDENTLAESNMDIARILIRVPFHF from the coding sequence ATGCAGTTGAGGGAGGGGGAGGTGGTTTCATCTTTCTACATCTCTGAGTTTCCGATGAGGTCGAGGGCGGTGGACTTGTTCAATCTTTTTGGCTGTGTGGCTGAAGTGGTGGAGGTTGTCATATCTCCAAGGAACAATAAATTTGGAAAACGGTTCGGGTTTGCAAGATTTAGAGGGGTTGAGGATGAAAGAATGTTGGCGGTGAAACTCGAAAACATTATGATCGACGACAAGAAGATATATGCTAATCAACCGAGGTATAGTAGGAATGGAAGTAAAGGTGGTATGGAGGCATCCCAGAAACTGAAAGGTTTTCAGAGGAATTTGTTCAATCCGCCTGTAGCAAGGTTCGTTAAGGAGTCTAAATCCTTTGCGGATATTGTTTCGGAGGGGAAGAAAGAAGTTGTTCCGGGGGAAGTTACGTCTTTCACATTTAGTTCTGATCACGAGATTAGGAATCGGTGGAAGAAGGCTTATATTGGTGAAGTTCTTTTCTCGGGTGAATCTTATaacattcaaaatcatcttgaagttGAAGGATTTTTCTCCATCAAGGTTCATCCACTAGGGGCGAATCTTTGTTTGTTAGAAGAGATGGACGAAGGAGTAATACAAGAACTGATATTAGAACAGGGTTCGTTGTGGAAACGATGGTTCAAAATGATAAGACCATGGCAGGAGAGCGATATAGATTCAGAGCGGGTGGTGTGGATTATAGTCCATGGAATCCCTTGCCATGCTTGGAGCTTAAATTTCTTTGAACGGATTGCGTATTTCCTTGGTTCTTATGTCTGTGTAGATGAGAATACCCTGGCAGAAAGCAATATGGATATAGCAAGGATTTTAATAAGGGTCCCTTTCCATTTTTAA
- the LOC131649574 gene encoding uncharacterized protein LOC131649574: MDGVLVANELVDYSNREGKECLLFKVEFEKAYDKVSWNFLRYMMRRMGFGIRWMRWMESLVFTSNMSVLVNGSPTKEFGVERGLRQGDRISRFLFVVVAEGLKVLVGKAVENGDFMSCNVNGNFFIDILQFVDDTLLVGNGSWNHLWAIKAVLRGFELVSGLGINYHKSKLIGININPHFLEETTSFLSCRTEAKEFNFLSGSNPRRISSWRPLLENIKRRLNSWKGRWLSFGGRITLLKPILSSLAIFTLSFYKAPKKIIKEINKMQSNFLWGGFGGDQESLLGASNALWFRMLKARYADVKLCAAAGVKNFVKKSSRSVWWSDILALGKKLPEEFFAKSCKFRVGLGYSISFWHARWLDEGIIKDIFSDLFALSLLQDASIGGMGGWIDDVWHWGDLDILNPTVTGSTTDVNRLMLLLPAPVHSPGSTDTTSWLHTGDGIFSVSSCYKVL, translated from the exons ATGGATGGGGTTCTTGTTGCTAATGAATTGGTGGATTATTCTAATAGGGAAGGGaaagagtgtcttctttttaaAGTGGAATTCGAAAAAGCTTACGATAAAGTGAGTTGGAATTTTCTTAGATATATGATGAGGAGGATGGGGTTCGGGATAAGATGGATGAGGTGGATGGAGTCTTTGGTTTTTACAAGCAATATGTCGGTTCTTGTTAATGGTAGTCCTACCAAGGAATTTGGTGTGGAAAGAGGATTACGTCAAGGTGATCGTATTTCTCGTTTTCTATTTGTCGTTGTGGCGGAAGGTCTAAAGGTTTTGGTAGGTAAGGCGGTTGAAAATGGAGATTTCATGAGTTGTAACGTTAAtggaaatttttttattgatattcttcaatttgtAGACGACACTTTATTGGTAGGAAATGGGAGTTGGAACCATCTTTGGGCGATAAAGGCGGTTTTAAGAGGCTTTGAATTGGTGTCGGGGTTAGGAATTAATTATCACAAGAGTAAGCTTATTGGTATCAACATTAATCCGCATTTTTTGGAAGAAacaacttcttttctttcttgtagGACGGAGGCTAAAGAATTTAATTTTCTCAGTGGTTCTAATCCTAGAAGAATCTCTTCTTGGAGGCCTCTCTTGGAAAACATTAAGAGGAGATTGAACTCTTGGAAAGGGAGATGGCTTAGTTTTGGAGGGAGGATTACTCTTTTAAAACCGATTTTGAGTAGTTTGGCGATTTTCACTCTATCCTTTTACAAAGCCCCTAAGAAGATTATTAAGGAGATTAATAAGATGCAAAGCAATTTTTTGTGGGGGGGGTTCGGAGGGGATCAAGAAAGTttattgg GAGCCTCGAATGCTTTGTGGTTTCGGATGTTGAAGGCAAGATACGCGGATGTTAAATTATGTGCAGCAGCTGGAgttaagaattttgtgaagaaaagTAGTAGATCGGTTTGGTGGTCGGATATTTTAGCTTTGGGGAAAAAGCTTCCGGAAGAGTTTTTTGCTAAGTCTTGTAAATTTCGGGTTGGCCTTGGTTATTCCATATCTTTTTGGCATGCTCGATGGTTGGATGAGGGAATTATTAAGGATATTTTCTCGGATCTATTTGCTTTGTCTCTCTTGCAAGATGCTTCGATTGGAGGTATGGGAGGTTGGATAGACGATGTTTGGCATTGGGGAGACCTCGACATTCTGAACCCGACTGTCACGGGCAGTACCACGGATGTTAACAGGCTTATGCTGCTGCTGCCAGCGCCTGTTCACTCTCCTGGCAGCACTGATACGACATCTTGGCTTCACACGGGAGACGGTATTTTTTCAGTTTCCTCATGCTATAAGGTTCTATGA
- the LOC131649567 gene encoding uncharacterized protein LOC131649567, translating into MGRWGCDGWQWRIRNGEDVYGCEASKELAELEDIWQGYQPVPQGVDVIVWPFENSKNFSVKSLYKLLNHSVRGVDVDNQRAEGLRNVWRAAVPSKLKFFGWRLLLDILATRAQLRTRSIITQHQEALCVFFHLQEEDINHVMLSCPVLQPLWRRIYRWLQVYIPLNIDCCSHFNLCIDLLGGNMARSRIGAIWITVCWSIWRIRNEVVFNNAEVDIEELFGMILWSSWWWLAIKSRDRILCSFYEWFHNPFLCL; encoded by the coding sequence ATGGGGAGGTGGGGTTGTGATGGGTGGCAGTGGAGAATTAGGAACGGTGAAGACGTGTACGGGTGTGAAGCGTCAAAAGAGCTAGCAGAATTGGAAGACATTTGGCAAGGGTATCAACCGGTGCCGCAAGGGGTAGACGTTATTGTATGGCCTTttgaaaattccaaaaattttagCGTTAAATCCTTATATAAGTTGTTGAATCATTCGGTGAGAGGAGTAGATGTGGATAATCAAAGGGCAGAGGGGCTGCGTAACGTTTGGAGGGCTGCTGTTCCGTCTAAACTTAAATTCTTTGGTTGGCGGTTACTGTTGGACATATTGGCCACGAGAGCGCAATTGCGTACAAGGAGCATTATAACCCAGCATCAAGAGGCTCTTTGTGTATTCTTCCACCTCCAAGAGGAAGACATTAATCATGTCATGTTGTCCTGCCCCGTTTTGCAGCCACTTTGGAGGAGGATCTACAGATGGTTACAGGTATATATTCCGTTAAACATCGATTGCTGTAGTCACTTTAATCTATGTATCGATTTACTTGGGGGTAACATGGCGCGCAGTAGGATTGGTGCCATTTGGATAACAGTTTGCTGGAGTATTTGGAGGATTAGAAATGAGGTTGTCTTCAATAATGCTGAAGTGGACATTGAAGAGTTGTTTGGCATGATTTTGTGGTCTTCATGGTGGTGGTTGGCAATAAAATCTAGGGATAGAATTCTGTGTAGTTTCTATGAATGGTTTCACAAtccttttttgtgtttgtga
- the LOC131649552 gene encoding protein MAIN-LIKE 1-like, which yields MPIMHLGVYGMKRFQDRDPQRLYNHGRKIAGLAQSDEPWFQDILAASDLRDLCQVDYMTIHNGMLMAFAERWHPETFSFHLPHGEITITLDDVACLLHLLIKGTILGHSKLTKEEAMEMLIAELGCDSDNALEEVERTREAHVRFHTLQRLYDTELLAAH from the exons ATGCCTATCATGCATCTAGGCGTATATGGGATGAAGAG atttcAAGATAGGGATCCCCAGAGGCTCTACAACCACGGACGGAAGATTGCGGGTCTTGCGCAGTCTGACGAGCCGTGGTTCCAGGATATACTAGCAGCTTCTGACCTGAGGGACCTCTGTCAAGTGGACTACATGACGATACATAATGGGATGCTAATGGCATTTGCGGAGAGATGGCATCCAGAGACTTTCTCATTTCATCTTCCTCACGGCGAGATTACCATCACTCTAGATGATGTGGCATGCCTCCTGCATCTACTTATCAAAGGTACCATCCTTGGTCACAGTAAACTGACGAAGGAGGAAGCGATGGAGATGCTGATTGCTGAGCTAGGATGCGATTCAGATAACGCacttgaggaggtggagaggacccGAGAGGCGCATGTGAGGTTTCACACCTTGCAGAGGTTATATGACACAGAGCTTCTTGCGGCACATTAG
- the LOC131612722 gene encoding uncharacterized protein LOC131612722 — MSKENRYAPLLAASSSDVYIKDPNKSSRITYTRSFLLSLAKAKAESYRTLKMSKEIKFAMACLYEGSLDLLPSPYSELDSVSPKVYASKVLDNVNLLHKSNKPYLPPCRNKALSSSSGDSNGSLKTDISGSSECTNQEVQAELDSSDCSSRNVSPAKLPKSEELWETYLYVEPPLIHDVQIQQDSELKSSNTSFEDCSSSISGFSFPDEDSLITYDGPFSTLEVEIPPSIDSFMSSPESNLTEDDLDSPDSTFEMIKSLIESVLDGDDDDYDDDYYNFDKDNSSMDDIMAELVQHGARVAKLNLSYPQLNLGRGLFSVSSHSCLCGKICHSDHELRRFGLGAGESMFQQGIMPSLEVPSWKEKTNLMQNCFEYQHPGYDCSVKGTPDSLGDGNGVIGSFEDRELGASQFMGGFY; from the exons ATGAGCAAGGAGAATCGATATGCACCACTCTTAGCAGCGTCTAGTTCCGATGTTTACATCAAAGATCCTAACAA AAGTTCAAGAATAACATACACAAGAAGCTTTCTTCTCTCTTTAGCAAAAGCTAAAGCTGAAAGTTACAGAACGCTGAAAATGTCAAAGGAGATTAAGTTTGCAATGGCTTG CCTGTATGAAGGTTCACTTGATCTCCTACCCTCACCTTATAGTGAACTAG ATTCTGTTAGTCCGAAAGTTTATGCGTCAAAGGTTCTGGATAATGTCAATCTACTGCATAAGAGTAATAAACCATATCTGCCTCCATGTCGCAACAAG GCACTATCTTCTTCAAGTGGAGACAGCAATGGCTCACTAAAGACTGACATATCTGGATCTTCTGAGTGTACAAATCAGGAAGTGCAAGCAGAACTAGATAGTTCAGACTGTTCAAGTAGAAACGTTTCTCCTGCAAAGCTTCCAAAGAGTGAGGAGCTTTGGGAGACTTATTTGTATGTTGAACCTCCATTGATCCATGATGTCCAAATTCAACAGGATTCAGAACTTAAGTCTTCCAATACCAGCTTCGAAGACTGTTCAAGTTCTATCTCTGGTTTTAGTTTCCCTGATGAGGACAGTTTAATTACATATGACGGACCTTTCTCGACCCTTGAAGTGGAAATTCCGCCTAGTATTGATAGTTTCATGTCTTCCCCTGAAAGCAATCTGACTGAAGATGATTTGGATAGTCCAGACTCAACTTTTGAAATGATCAAGAGTCTTATAGAATCTGTACtcgatggtgatgatgatgattacgATGACGATTATTATAATTTTGATAAGGATAATTCCAGTATGGATGATATTATGGCAGAGCTGGTCCAGCATGGAGCTAGAGTTGCTAAACTAAACCTTTCTTACCCGCAGTTGAATCTAGGAAGGGGTCTGTTCTCTGTGTCTTCCCACTCTTGCCTATGCGGCAAAATTTGTCACAGTGATCATGAGCTAAGAAGGTTTGGTCTTGGAGCTGGTGAATCAATGTTTCAACAGGGTATAATGCCATCACTTGAGGTGCCTTCATGGAAGGAGAAAACAAATCTAATGCAGAATTGTTTTGAATATCAGCATCCAGGCTATGACTGTTCTGTAAAGGGAACTCCTG ATTCTCTTGGTGATGGCAATGGAGTAATTGGCAGCTTCGAAGACAGGGAACTGGGAGCAAGTCAGTTCATGGGAGGTTTCTACTAG